From a single Bacilli bacterium PM5-9 genomic region:
- a CDS encoding ATP-dependent DNA helicase RecG (product_source=KO:K03655; cath_funfam=3.40.50.300; cog=COG1200; ko=KO:K03655; pfam=PF00270,PF00271,PF17191,PF19833; smart=SM00487; superfamily=50249,52540; tigrfam=TIGR00643), with translation MLLQQRLNELKFTTKQKDVFEKLGLYTLNDLILMYPRRYNFLLETPLIDNQKVVIEAKINSEINISFFQGRKNRIYFDVVYEGRILKVVIFNRSFMLNNLKKASIITIVGTYTEKNNTIIASEIKLSDLKSISGIYPVYSLNNLYKNGDYIKIMKNVLEKGNLEIENIISDDLVVKYQLLNRKDAINNIHFPKDKNLLLQANRTLIYEEFFLFAIHCIIEKESRLSDNSLVKDINISDLSNLVNNLKYTLTNDQRNVLNEIFVDFKSNQAMNRLLLADVGSGKTLVAFIAAYMIYMSGYQSAFMAPTTILAMQHYQSALEIFENVEINVVLLTSNTNPHEREQILADLKKGKIDLIIGTHALYQDDVEFKNLGFVIYDEQQRFGVKQRQQLKEKGKNVEQLMLSATPIPRTLAQVAYASLQVSYMKEPLPFKKPIKSYYFKSKSIKPFYDEMISLLEQHQQIYIVTPLIEESETQDTKNAIDVYESIKKHFKDKYTVDLIHGKLDNDEKQEAMDRFLLNETNILVATSLIEVGISVDNATCIVIYDAHRFGLSQLHQLRGRVGRGSLQGYCVFLSTSSEEDTIKKMEFIASTNDGFAIAEFDLETRGPGDILGVKQSGLPSFNIANPFKDEKIYNIAYQDALNLYQNKEELKKWYLKNKNTIELLTSNINY, from the coding sequence ATGCTTTTACAACAAAGGTTAAACGAATTAAAATTTACAACAAAACAAAAAGATGTCTTTGAAAAATTAGGACTATATACTTTAAATGATTTAATATTAATGTATCCTCGTCGATATAATTTTCTATTGGAAACACCATTAATTGATAATCAAAAGGTAGTTATTGAAGCAAAGATAAATAGTGAGATAAATATTTCATTTTTTCAAGGAAGAAAAAATAGAATATATTTTGATGTTGTTTATGAGGGTAGAATTTTAAAAGTTGTAATTTTCAATCGTTCTTTTATGTTAAATAATTTAAAAAAAGCATCTATAATCACAATAGTTGGAACATATACAGAAAAAAATAATACAATAATTGCTAGTGAAATAAAGTTAAGTGATTTAAAAAGCATCTCAGGTATTTATCCTGTCTATTCTTTAAATAATCTTTATAAAAATGGTGATTATATAAAAATAATGAAAAATGTTTTAGAAAAAGGAAATTTAGAAATTGAAAATATCATAAGTGATGATTTAGTTGTAAAATATCAATTATTAAATAGAAAAGATGCAATAAACAATATTCATTTTCCTAAAGATAAAAACCTATTATTACAAGCAAACCGTACTTTGATTTACGAAGAGTTCTTTTTATTCGCCATTCATTGTATTATTGAAAAAGAAAGTAGATTAAGTGATAACTCACTAGTAAAAGATATTAATATTAGTGATTTATCAAATTTAGTTAATAATTTAAAATACACTTTAACAAATGATCAAAGAAATGTTTTAAATGAGATATTTGTTGATTTCAAATCTAATCAAGCAATGAATAGATTATTATTAGCAGATGTTGGTAGTGGTAAAACATTAGTAGCATTTATTGCTGCTTATATGATTTATATGTCAGGTTATCAAAGTGCCTTTATGGCACCAACAACTATTTTAGCAATGCAACATTATCAATCAGCATTAGAGATATTTGAGAATGTTGAAATAAACGTTGTTCTTTTAACAAGCAATACAAACCCACATGAAAGAGAACAAATTTTAGCCGATTTAAAAAAAGGAAAAATTGATTTAATAATTGGTACACATGCCTTATATCAAGATGATGTTGAATTTAAAAACTTAGGCTTTGTAATTTATGATGAACAACAACGTTTTGGTGTTAAACAACGTCAACAATTAAAAGAAAAAGGAAAAAATGTTGAACAATTAATGCTTTCAGCAACACCAATTCCTCGTACATTAGCTCAAGTTGCCTATGCAAGTCTACAAGTTAGCTATATGAAAGAGCCTTTACCTTTTAAAAAGCCAATTAAATCATATTATTTTAAAAGTAAAAGTATTAAACCTTTTTATGATGAAATGATTAGTTTACTTGAACAACACCAACAAATTTATATTGTTACTCCTTTGATTGAAGAAAGTGAAACTCAAGATACAAAAAATGCTATTGATGTTTATGAAAGTATTAAAAAACATTTTAAAGATAAATATACTGTTGATTTAATCCATGGTAAATTAGATAATGATGAAAAACAAGAAGCAATGGATCGTTTTTTATTAAATGAAACAAATATCTTAGTTGCTACATCTTTAATTGAAGTTGGAATAAGTGTTGATAATGCAACATGTATTGTTATTTATGATGCACATCGTTTTGGATTAAGTCAATTACATCAATTAAGGGGACGAGTAGGGCGTGGCTCATTACAAGGTTACTGTGTATTTCTAAGTACAAGTAGTGAAGAGGACACTATTAAAAAAATGGAGTTTATTGCAAGTACAAATGATGGATTTGCGATTGCTGAATTTGATTTAGAAACTAGAGGTCCAGGTGATATTTTAGGAGTAAAACAATCAGGGTTACCAAGCTTTAATATTGCTAATCCATTTAAAGATGAAAAAATCTACAATATTGCTTATCAAGATGCTTTAAATCTTTATCAAAATAAAGAAGAATTAAAAAAATGGTATTTAAAAAATAAAAATACCATAGAATTATTAACTTCAAATATAAATTATTAG
- a CDS encoding ribonuclease-3 (product_source=KO:K03685; cath_funfam=1.10.1520.10,3.30.160.20; cog=COG0571; ko=KO:K03685; pfam=PF00035,PF14622; smart=SM00358,SM00535; superfamily=54768,69065; tigrfam=TIGR02191): MDYCEYLLQSLNIKIKDEKIIEQALIHPSYANEINKVEYHYERLEFMGDAVLQFLVSDYIYKKYPNIDEGKLTVLRAKAVREDSLALYADEYKLSAYIKVGRGERLSGGNKKKSVQANVFEAVLGAIYLSNGIDDASKFLKVTYSAIDEDRFEDLEDYKTKLQEYVQADTKRTVSYALVESTGSANQPFFKFKVMMDDLVLGYGSGHSKKKAQQSAAKDALEKMAKE, from the coding sequence ATGGATTATTGTGAATATCTATTACAAAGCTTAAATATTAAAATTAAAGACGAAAAAATCATTGAACAAGCATTGATTCATCCATCTTATGCTAATGAAATAAATAAAGTAGAATACCACTATGAGCGTCTTGAATTTATGGGAGATGCAGTTTTACAATTTTTGGTTTCTGATTACATATATAAAAAATATCCAAATATTGATGAGGGAAAACTAACCGTCTTACGTGCTAAAGCAGTTAGAGAAGATTCACTTGCCTTATATGCCGATGAGTATAAGTTATCAGCATACATTAAAGTTGGACGTGGTGAACGCCTTTCAGGAGGTAATAAAAAGAAATCAGTTCAAGCAAACGTTTTTGAGGCTGTCTTAGGTGCTATTTATTTAAGTAATGGAATTGATGATGCATCAAAGTTTTTAAAAGTTACTTATAGTGCAATTGATGAAGATCGTTTTGAAGATTTAGAAGATTATAAAACTAAACTTCAAGAATATGTGCAAGCAGATACTAAAAGAACTGTATCATATGCACTTGTTGAATCTACAGGAAGTGCCAATCAACCATTCTTTAAATTTAAAGTTATGATGGATGATTTAGTACTTGGTTATGGTAGTGGACATTCTAAGAAAAAAGCACAACAAAGCGCTGCTAAAGATGCATTAGAAAAGATGGCAAAAGAGTAG
- a CDS encoding 4-diphosphocytidyl-2-C-methyl-D-erythritol kinase (product_source=KO:K00919; cath_funfam=3.30.230.10,3.30.70.890; cog=COG1947; ko=KO:K00919; pfam=PF00288,PF08544; superfamily=54211,55060; tigrfam=TIGR00154) encodes MIKKSYAKINFSINIVEKMPNGYHNLDMIMTKINLFDKLYFSTTKNDEIILTCTNPFIPTDERNLVYKVAKLVKEKFNIKKGIRIHIAKTIPMQAGLGGGSSNAATTLEALDEMFMLNLSIEEKIDLVKNFGADIPFFFYDCACRVQGIGDIITPIESNLSDFHLILVKPQKGVSTKLAYENIDLKTCDHPNIDKLVNALKDNDYNYVCDNIGNSLQDSAIVIRPVIKDIQDELMSLGVDTTLVCGSGSTIFALTKDDNVVKNIKAAHFNKKNFVFITSVR; translated from the coding sequence ATGATTAAAAAATCTTATGCTAAAATTAATTTTTCAATTAATATAGTTGAAAAGATGCCTAATGGTTATCATAATTTAGATATGATAATGACAAAAATAAATTTATTTGATAAATTATATTTCTCAACAACAAAAAATGATGAAATAATTTTAACATGTACTAATCCTTTTATTCCAACTGATGAAAGAAATTTAGTATATAAAGTAGCAAAGCTTGTTAAAGAAAAATTTAATATAAAAAAGGGAATAAGAATTCATATTGCAAAAACTATTCCAATGCAAGCTGGTCTTGGTGGTGGAAGCTCTAATGCAGCAACTACTTTAGAGGCTTTAGATGAGATGTTTATGCTTAATTTATCAATTGAAGAAAAGATAGACCTTGTAAAAAATTTTGGTGCTGATATTCCTTTCTTTTTTTATGATTGTGCTTGTCGTGTTCAAGGAATAGGAGATATCATAACACCAATAGAAAGTAATTTAAGTGATTTTCATTTAATTTTAGTAAAACCTCAAAAAGGAGTTTCAACTAAATTAGCTTATGAAAACATTGATTTAAAAACATGTGATCATCCTAATATTGATAAATTAGTTAATGCGTTAAAAGATAATGATTATAATTATGTGTGTGATAATATTGGAAACTCATTACAAGATAGTGCTATTGTAATTAGACCTGTTATTAAAGATATTCAAGATGAATTAATGTCATTAGGTGTTGATACTACTTTAGTATGTGGAAGTGGTTCGACAATTTTTGCACTAACAAAAGATGATAATGTAGTAAAGAATATAAAAGCAGCACACTTTAATAAAAAGAATTTTGTTTTTATAACAAGTGTTAGATAG
- a CDS encoding pyrimidine-nucleoside phosphorylase (product_source=KO:K00756; cath_funfam=1.20.970.10,3.40.1030.10,3.90.1170.30; cog=COG0213; ko=KO:K00756; pfam=PF00591,PF02885,PF07831; smart=SM00941; superfamily=47648,52418,54680; tigrfam=TIGR02644): MNIVDIIEKKRDKKELSSEEIDFFINGYVNDTIKDYQISALLMAIVLNGMNVKETSNLTNSMMNSGDIYDLSMIEGIKCDKHSTGGVGDKTTLILAPLLASAGIKISKMSGRGLGHTGGTLDKLESIPNFNINLEIDDFIKQVNEIGIAIIGQSANLVPADKKLYALRDVSGTVQSIPLIASSIMSKKLASGSDAIILDVKVGKGAFMKTIDEAKELAKLMVMIGKDLNKDIKAVITDMNRPLGFAIGNNLEVIEAINTLQGNGPKDLEELCLRLGSIMLTQAKKADDVKQAYDILKEKINNNEAFNKFRDLVIAQGGDVSYVDDPSLFDKAKYEINIYANEEGFLNDIDALSIGKLALELGAGRHTKEEAIDYSAGVYLHKQLGEKIKTNDFLATLYTNKDNENVFIKLFKDAIKISSNKIEKEDLIKTIIQ; encoded by the coding sequence ATGAATATAGTTGATATTATTGAAAAGAAAAGAGATAAAAAAGAATTAAGTAGTGAAGAAATTGATTTTTTTATTAATGGATATGTTAATGATACAATAAAAGATTATCAAATATCGGCATTATTAATGGCTATTGTTTTAAATGGTATGAATGTAAAAGAAACATCTAATTTAACTAATTCAATGATGAATAGCGGTGATATTTACGATTTAAGCATGATTGAAGGAATTAAATGTGATAAACACTCTACAGGTGGAGTTGGCGATAAAACAACGCTTATTCTAGCTCCTCTTTTAGCAAGTGCAGGTATTAAAATATCAAAAATGTCTGGTCGTGGATTAGGACATACAGGTGGAACATTAGATAAATTAGAATCTATTCCAAACTTTAATATTAATTTAGAAATTGATGATTTTATTAAACAAGTTAATGAAATCGGTATAGCTATCATTGGACAATCAGCAAACTTAGTTCCAGCTGATAAAAAGTTATATGCTCTTCGTGATGTTAGTGGTACTGTTCAATCAATTCCATTAATTGCTTCAAGTATTATGTCAAAAAAATTAGCAAGTGGCTCTGATGCAATAATATTAGATGTAAAAGTTGGTAAAGGTGCTTTTATGAAAACTATTGATGAAGCAAAAGAACTTGCTAAATTAATGGTGATGATTGGTAAAGATTTAAATAAAGATATTAAAGCTGTTATAACTGATATGAATAGACCATTAGGTTTTGCAATAGGTAACAATCTTGAAGTAATTGAAGCTATTAACACTTTACAAGGCAATGGACCTAAAGATTTAGAAGAGTTATGTTTAAGACTTGGATCAATAATGTTAACTCAAGCAAAAAAGGCTGATGATGTTAAACAAGCTTATGATATTTTAAAAGAAAAGATTAATAATAATGAAGCTTTTAATAAATTTAGAGATTTAGTTATTGCTCAAGGTGGTGATGTATCATATGTTGATGACCCATCATTATTTGATAAAGCAAAATATGAGATAAATATTTATGCTAATGAAGAAGGTTTCTTAAATGATATAGATGCATTAAGTATTGGAAAACTTGCATTAGAACTTGGTGCAGGGCGACATACTAAAGAAGAAGCAATTGATTATAGTGCAGGTGTTTATTTACATAAACAATTAGGAGAAAAAATAAAAACTAATGATTTTTTAGCAACTCTTTATACTAATAAGGATAATGAAAATGTATTTATCAAGTTGTTTAAAGATGCTATAAAAATTAGTAGTAATAAAATTGAAAAAGAAGACTTAATTAAAACAATAATTCAATAA
- a CDS encoding hypothetical protein (product_source=Hypo-rule applied; cath_funfam=1.10.533.10), which yields MLILEDIKKTICNSSIKNCVVRKDNVDDEKEINLFLKKTVKKSCKKALNNIIENSGLSILNEEENLYFLRLFDLKMLKLYATEEDKKMNEKGFLIFGLISDEYYLIIDCKTNDVYGASISGFDEAMLLGQFDWALNNLILLNCYPYWELILEAKRYDFTF from the coding sequence ATGTTAATACTTGAAGATATAAAAAAAACAATTTGTAATTCATCAATTAAAAATTGCGTTGTTAGAAAAGACAATGTTGATGATGAAAAAGAAATAAATCTTTTTCTAAAAAAAACAGTAAAAAAGAGTTGTAAAAAAGCTTTAAATAATATTATAGAAAATAGTGGTTTATCAATTTTAAATGAAGAAGAAAATTTGTATTTTTTAAGACTGTTTGATTTAAAAATGTTGAAGTTGTATGCAACAGAAGAAGATAAAAAAATGAATGAAAAAGGTTTTTTAATTTTTGGATTAATAAGTGATGAATATTATCTAATTATTGATTGTAAAACTAATGATGTATATGGAGCCAGTATTTCTGGCTTTGATGAAGCAATGCTTTTAGGGCAGTTTGATTGGGCACTAAATAATTTAATTTTACTGAATTGTTATCCGTATTGGGAACTTATATTAGAAGCAAAAAGGTATGATTTTACTTTTTAA
- a CDS encoding DNA ligase (NAD+) (product_source=KO:K01972; cath_funfam=1.10.150.20,1.10.287.610,2.40.50.140,3.30.470.30,3.40.50.10190; cog=COG0272; ko=KO:K01972; pfam=PF00533,PF01653,PF03119,PF03120,PF12826; smart=SM00278,SM00292,SM00532; superfamily=47781,50249,52113,56091; tigrfam=TIGR00575): MNDIAKKIDELEKTLKKYAYEYYTLDNPSISDYEYDKQYQILKNLLNENPEYLTNDSITRTIGYDVLDKFNKVEHQYPMYSLDNAFSLDDLFSFDERINKEINNFSYVLEPKIDGLAISLTYKDGILENGVTRGDGQVGEDVTTNIKTILSIPLVLPKKIDLVVRGEVYLKKSNFLMLNENQEKKGLPLFANARNAAAGTLRQLDSSVVAKRKLDAFFYTVANYQELGLKTHYDSLLFLKELGFEVNDQIVKLSTIDDVYENIIKIEEKREINDYDIDGSVLKVNEFDVQEELGFTAKYPKFAIAYKFAAEEVETKLCDIIYTVGRTGQITPNAVLEPVEVAGSCVSRATLHNYDYIKQKDIRVNDIVLIRKAGDIIPEVVKPIVEKRDETSQEVEMISECPICYHPLQQIDDSVDYYCVNPDCPAKKIETIIHFASRKAMNIVGLGERIIEQFYNDGLIKTIDDIYTIANKEDIIINKEGFGQKSFDNLIKNINNSKDASLDRLLFGLGIRHLGEKSAKILTKHFNTIDDLIAASYDELVSIEEIGPKIAQSLIDYFSNNDNIVLITKLKDYGLSMTNKKIQSNNESVFFDKTIVITGTLEHYKRDELSSILEEKGAKITNSVSKKTDMLIYGEKAGSKLDKATSLKINLVNEQQLLNILKSEENE, encoded by the coding sequence GTGAATGACATTGCTAAAAAAATTGATGAGCTAGAAAAAACATTAAAAAAATACGCTTATGAATATTATACATTAGATAATCCAAGTATTAGTGATTATGAGTATGATAAGCAATATCAAATATTAAAAAACCTTTTAAATGAAAATCCAGAATATTTAACAAATGATTCAATAACAAGAACGATTGGTTATGATGTTTTAGATAAGTTTAATAAAGTTGAACATCAATATCCAATGTATTCACTTGATAATGCATTTAGTTTAGACGATTTATTTTCTTTTGATGAAAGAATAAATAAAGAGATAAACAATTTTTCTTATGTTTTAGAACCAAAAATTGATGGTCTTGCGATTTCATTAACATATAAAGATGGAATTCTTGAAAACGGTGTAACAAGAGGTGATGGTCAAGTTGGTGAAGATGTTACAACTAACATTAAAACAATATTGTCTATTCCATTAGTTTTACCAAAGAAAATTGATTTAGTTGTTCGTGGTGAAGTATATTTAAAAAAATCTAATTTTTTAATGCTAAATGAAAACCAAGAGAAAAAAGGGTTGCCATTATTTGCGAATGCTAGAAATGCTGCAGCAGGTACATTACGACAGCTTGATTCAAGTGTAGTAGCAAAAAGAAAGTTAGATGCCTTCTTTTATACAGTTGCTAATTATCAAGAACTTGGTTTAAAAACTCACTATGATTCTCTTTTATTTTTAAAAGAGTTAGGATTTGAAGTAAATGATCAAATAGTTAAATTATCTACTATTGATGATGTTTATGAAAATATAATTAAAATTGAAGAAAAAAGAGAAATAAATGACTACGATATTGATGGTAGTGTTTTAAAAGTTAATGAGTTTGATGTTCAAGAAGAATTAGGTTTTACAGCAAAGTATCCTAAATTTGCAATCGCATATAAATTCGCTGCTGAAGAAGTAGAAACAAAATTATGTGATATTATTTATACAGTTGGAAGAACAGGACAAATTACACCAAATGCTGTATTAGAGCCTGTTGAAGTTGCTGGTTCATGTGTAAGCCGTGCAACATTGCATAATTATGACTATATAAAGCAAAAGGATATTCGTGTTAATGATATTGTTTTAATTAGAAAAGCTGGTGATATTATACCAGAGGTTGTCAAACCAATTGTTGAAAAAAGAGATGAAACATCACAAGAAGTTGAAATGATAAGTGAATGTCCAATATGTTATCATCCTTTGCAGCAAATTGATGATAGTGTTGATTATTATTGTGTTAATCCAGATTGTCCTGCTAAAAAGATTGAAACAATAATTCACTTCGCTTCAAGAAAAGCTATGAATATAGTTGGCTTAGGTGAAAGAATTATTGAACAATTTTATAATGATGGTTTGATTAAAACAATTGATGATATTTATACGATTGCTAATAAGGAAGATATTATTATTAATAAAGAAGGTTTTGGACAAAAATCATTTGATAACTTAATAAAAAACATTAATAATAGTAAAGATGCTAGTTTAGATCGTCTTTTATTTGGCTTAGGAATTCGCCATTTAGGAGAAAAGAGCGCTAAAATTTTAACAAAGCATTTTAATACTATTGATGATTTAATAGCTGCAAGTTATGATGAATTAGTAAGTATTGAAGAAATTGGACCAAAAATTGCTCAATCATTAATTGATTATTTTAGTAATAACGATAACATTGTTTTGATAACAAAGTTAAAAGACTATGGCTTATCAATGACAAATAAAAAAATCCAAAGTAATAATGAAAGTGTCTTTTTTGATAAGACAATTGTTATTACTGGTACTTTAGAACATTACAAGCGTGATGAACTATCAAGTATCTTAGAAGAAAAAGGTGCTAAAATTACTAACTCAGTGTCAAAGAAAACTGATATGTTAATTTATGGAGAGAAGGCTGGTTCAAAATTAGATAAAGCCACTTCTTTAAAAATTAACCTAGTAAATGAGCAACAATTATTAAATATCTTAAAAAGTGAGGAAAATGAATAA
- a CDS encoding Mg2+ and Co2+ transporter CorA (product_source=COG0598; cath_funfam=1.20.58.340; cog=COG0598; pfam=PF01544; superfamily=143865,144083; transmembrane_helix_parts=Inside_1_58,TMhelix_59_81,Outside_82_116,TMhelix_117_136,Inside_137_234,TMhelix_235_257,Outside_258_271,TMhelix_272_294,Inside_295_302) — MKKYLLNNNELLENDINYNIIFAKDLKSVFEMINELPISLTNEVFISDNQTRIDFYKDFFYGNIYLSKTIIDNDVNFFFIIHNNNIYFLNNDETISKKIVDLINKELDKYTTNFDNVFIIILLLLNIIVNNNINYVKKIQKKIDKLENTLIVDKEISGYNVKLLDIRKQLTKFRKENDNISNFIDIIEYQDNIVELYGQIIKLIDHKNIRTNDNIKIMIEHTIQIKEVYQNQLDVSLNNTMNLFTILSAIFLPLTLITSWYGMNFIIPEFKYKYGYLIPIILCLFSIVITIFLIKKYKFLKK; from the coding sequence ATGAAAAAATATTTATTGAACAACAATGAATTATTAGAAAATGATATAAATTATAATATTATTTTTGCAAAAGATTTAAAATCAGTTTTTGAAATGATAAATGAATTACCAATTTCACTGACAAATGAAGTTTTTATTTCTGATAATCAAACAAGAATTGACTTTTATAAAGACTTTTTTTATGGAAATATCTATTTATCAAAAACAATTATCGATAACGATGTAAATTTCTTTTTTATAATTCATAATAATAATATATATTTTCTAAATAATGATGAAACTATATCTAAAAAAATAGTTGATTTAATTAATAAAGAACTAGATAAATATACAACGAATTTTGATAATGTTTTTATAATTATTCTATTATTATTGAATATAATCGTAAATAATAATATTAATTATGTTAAAAAGATCCAAAAAAAGATAGATAAATTAGAGAATACATTAATAGTTGATAAAGAAATAAGTGGATATAATGTTAAACTATTAGATATACGAAAACAATTAACTAAGTTTAGAAAAGAAAATGATAATATTAGTAATTTTATTGATATTATAGAATATCAAGATAATATAGTTGAATTATATGGTCAAATCATTAAATTAATAGACCATAAAAATATTAGAACAAATGATAATATAAAGATAATGATAGAACATACTATTCAAATAAAAGAAGTCTATCAAAACCAATTAGATGTTAGTTTAAATAATACAATGAATTTATTTACAATTTTATCAGCAATTTTCTTACCATTAACATTAATTACAAGCTGGTATGGAATGAATTTTATTATCCCAGAATTTAAATATAAATATGGTTACTTAATTCCAATTATTTTATGTTTATTTTCAATAGTTATAACAATTTTTTTAATAAAAAAATATAAATTTTTAAAGAAATAA
- a CDS encoding 16S rRNA (adenine1518-N6/adenine1519-N6)-dimethyltransferase (product_source=KO:K02528; cath_funfam=1.10.8.100,3.40.50.150; cog=COG0030; ko=KO:K02528; pfam=PF00398; smart=SM00650; superfamily=53335; tigrfam=TIGR00755) gives MSNDIATRSKTNELLKKYNLSAKKNFGQNFLVDNNIVRNIVKNAEISKETCVIEIGPGIGSLSQELARTCKKLVCIEIDERLKDVLEESLASYDNINIVFDDFLKVDLNKLVNENFDKGDEIVVVANLPYYITTPILIKIFEESSQLNIKRICAMMQKEVGQRLSAKKDTKDYNSLTILTQYYCQANIVMNVPKSVFIPVPNVDSVVVLFKFIELENKPEDEKVFFNLLRVLFKQRRKTILNNLNEMVNDKEKTRNILIDNNLDTNLRAENLTLSDIIQLSDYLVKENHHND, from the coding sequence ATGAGTAATGATATTGCAACACGCTCGAAAACAAATGAATTATTAAAAAAATATAATTTAAGTGCTAAAAAGAATTTTGGGCAAAATTTTCTTGTTGATAATAATATAGTACGAAATATTGTTAAAAATGCTGAAATTTCAAAAGAAACTTGTGTAATTGAAATAGGACCAGGAATAGGTAGTTTATCTCAAGAACTAGCTAGAACATGTAAAAAACTTGTATGTATAGAAATTGATGAAAGATTAAAAGATGTTTTAGAAGAAAGTTTAGCTAGTTATGATAATATTAATATTGTATTTGATGATTTTTTAAAGGTAGACTTAAATAAACTTGTAAATGAAAATTTTGATAAAGGTGATGAAATAGTTGTAGTAGCAAACTTACCATACTATATTACAACACCAATATTAATTAAAATTTTTGAAGAATCTAGTCAATTAAATATTAAAAGAATTTGTGCAATGATGCAAAAAGAAGTAGGGCAAAGATTAAGTGCTAAAAAGGATACAAAGGACTATAATTCTTTAACTATCTTAACTCAATATTATTGTCAAGCAAACATTGTAATGAATGTTCCAAAAAGTGTTTTTATACCTGTACCAAATGTTGATAGTGTAGTGGTTTTATTTAAATTTATTGAACTTGAAAACAAACCTGAAGATGAAAAAGTATTTTTTAACTTGTTAAGAGTTTTGTTTAAACAAAGAAGAAAAACTATTTTAAATAACTTAAATGAAATGGTAAATGATAAAGAAAAAACAAGGAATATTTTAATTGATAATAACCTTGATACAAATTTAAGAGCTGAAAACCTAACATTAAGTGATATTATTCAATTAAGCGATTATTTAGTAAAGGAGAATCATCACAATGATTAA